The genomic segment ACCAAAAAGTACAAGTCCTGAGGATAATTGGCAAAAAATCTTTAAGCTTATcgcaaataaaaaatataacatGATCCATTTCACACCTTTGCAACAAAGAGGTGAATCAAATTCCccatattcaatttatgATCAATTAATGTTTGATCctgatttttttaaagaaaaccAAAAATCTGTTAAGCTTTTAATTgatgatttagaaaaaaCTCACAATATGTTATCATTGACAGACATTGTTTTTAATCATACTgctaataattctttttggTTAAGAAAACATCCAGAATCTGGTTATAATCAATTCACAGCGCCTCATTTGAATGCAGCTATTGAATTGGATAAAGCATTGCTGGATTTTAGCTCAAGgttaaaatcattaaattacCCAGtagatttgaaaaatgataacGATCTTTTAGAGATTCTAGACGGTATTAAAGTTCATGTTCTTGGTCAACTGAAATTGTGGGAATATtatgttattaatattaagGAAACAGTTAATGAAGTCGAAGCTAAGTTTGATGAAATAAGTATTACTAATGGAGATGAAGAGGATGAATCATTGAATGAcgaaatattaaataatttagagAACTTAGCCGCTTATGTTCGTGAAAATTATAATGTTGgtaattttgataatctAGCCGAAAGATATTCacataaattaaatattgagaAATTAATTATTCTATTAAAGAAATCCAAAAAGTTCgaaaaatttgatgaagaaaCTAACACTTTTATCATAAATCTATTAGACGAAATAAATTTACCCCTTTATAGGATttatgatgatgatgtcaatgaaatattagaaCAATTATTCAAcagaattaaatatttaagaaTCAGTGATGATGGGCCAAAATTAGGTGttataacaaataaatcaCCATTAACCGAACCCTATTTCACTAGATTTGTTGGTGAAAATGATGGAATAGAATACGCGTTGGCTAATAATGGTTGGATATGGAATGGAAATCCCCTTATAGACTTTGCTTCTAAGAACTCTAAAGCTTATTTAAGAAGAGAGGTGATTGTTTGGGGTGATTGTGTAAAGTTAAGGTATGGTAAAGAACCAGCAGACTCTCCATATTTATGGAAGAGAATGTCAGATTATATTACAATGAACGCAAAGATATTCCACGGTTTTCGTATCGATAATTGCCATTCTACACCTTTACATGTAGGCGAATATTTCTTAGATTTAGCAAGATCACACAATCCAAATCTTTATGTTGTTGCTGAATTATTCTCTGGCTCAGAGACTACAGattgtttatttgttgAGCGATTAGGTATCTCGTCTTTAATTAGAGAAGCCATGCAAGCTTCATCAGAAGATGAATTATCAAATCTGATTCATAGATATGGTGGTAGACCAATTGGTTCTTATAAGTTTGTTCCTATGGATACATTTGCATTTTCACCTGACCTTGAATTAGACGAAGATTACTGCACATACAGTATAAAGGATAAGAGCATACATTGCGTTTCAGAAATCATGATACCAAGAGTTCTAACTTGCCAACCTCCACATGCCTTATTTATGGACTGTACTCATGACAATAAAATGCCATATGAAAAGAGAACAATTGAGGATACGTTACCAAATGCGGCATTAGTTGCGTTTTGTTCAAGTGCAATTGGGTCAGTATATGGTTACGATGAAATTTATCCAGAGCTACTTGACCTagtaaatgaaaaaagGAAATATGATTTATCTGGAtctattaataaaaatttaaatgacGAGGTAGGAATctgtaaaataaaaaggaAATTAAACGCTAtcagaaaagaaattgcTATTAGTAGCATCGATATTGAAGATTCTGAAATGCATGTGCATCATGAAGGCCAGTATATAACTTTTCACAGAACTAATTCAAAAACAGGAAAAGGTTATTATCTAATTGTAAGAACAAAATTCAGTGATTTCAATGAAGACCAAATGTTCCCATCTGTTACGTTGAGAGCAACCAAGtgtaaatttaattgtGCCTATTCTTTAGAAAAAGTAGATACTTCATTTTCTCCAGATAATGATCTACTAACAGGAgttaaatcaaaaattgtagaattaaaagattttaCAATTCATGTGGATGCTGACAGTAATTCTGTTATAGAGTTACCTGAAAACTTTCCGCCAGGTTCAATCgcaatttttgaaacagGCTACGTGGGGATTGATGATACGTTAGATCATTTGATTAGATCAGGAGCTCTTAAAGCTACTTCAAACCTAAATTTTGAGTCTCTAAATGCAGTACTTTTTAGATCAGAAAGTGAAGAACTAGATGTTAGTGGCAACACTTTTGGTGCTTATAATATTCCAAATCATGGTAAGTTGGTTTATTGTGGTTTACAAGGCTGGGTTTCAGTACTAAGagatataatgataaaCAATGACTTAGCACATCCTCTAAGTGTAAACTTACGCGAAGGCCATTGGGCCttagattatattttagaaCGCTTAAATCTTTACAACGATAAGCCAGGAATTAGAGATGTCCAAGCTTGGTTAGCTGAGcgttttgataaaattaaacaattacCAAACTTTTTAGTTCCAAGCTTTTTTGCTTTGACTATTGGTATTCTTTACGGTTGTTGCAGATTTAAAGCGATGCTATTATTTCCTAAATATATTGGTAACGCAAATGTATTTGTACAAAGTTTGGCTCTAACTTCGATCCAAATGGTTTCAGAAGTAAAGTCTACATCGatttttccaaatattaatgTCCCTTGTATGTGTGCCGGATTACCACACTTTAGCACTAATTATATGAGATGTTGGGGCAGAGatgtatttatttctttcaGAGGGCTCTTGCTAGTAACCGGAAGATATGAAACTGCTAAACAACATATTCTAGGTTTTGCTAAAACTACTAAACATGGATTGATtccaaatttattagatgcTGGGAGAAACCCAAGATACAATGCTAGAGATGCGGCATGGTTCTTTTTACAAGCAATCCAAGATTACATTACTATAGTTCCTGAAGGACATTCGATTTTAAGCGAAAAAGTAAGTAGAAGATTTCCATTAAATGACAAATACATTACCTACGAGGACCCTGAGGCGTTTAGCTACTCGtcttcaattgaagaaataatttatgAAATCCTAAGTAGACATGCTAAGGGAATAAAATTTAGAGAAGCAAATGCTGGACCTAATTTGGATAGGGTGATGAAGGATGAAGGTTTTAATATAGAGATCGCAGTTGACTGGAGTACTGGTTTAATCCATGGTGGCAATCAATTTAACTGTGGTACTTGGATGGATAAAAACGGTGAAAGTGAAAAGGCCAAATCCAAAGGTGTCCCGGGAACCCCAAGAGATGGCGCTGCTGTTGAAATCAATGGTTTATTGAAAAGTACATTAAGGtttgttttgaaattaataagtGAAGGGAAATTTAAGAAAACAGATGTCACCAGACAAGATGGATCTAAAATCTCCTTTGCAGATTGGAATGATTTGCTTcaagaaaattttgaaaaaaattactaTATCCCATTAGATCCTaaagatgataatgaataCAATACTGATTCGAATATTGTAAACAGAAGAGGCATTTATAAAGACCTTTGTGGTTCTGGTAAGCCATTTGAGGACTATCAACTGAGACCAAATCAATTTATTGCTATGGCAGTGGCTCCAGAACTATTCTCACCAGAACATGCTATGTCTGCTATAAAAGTAGCCgatgaaaatattagagGCAAACTAGGAATGCGTACTTTGGATCCAAGTGATTATAATTACAGACCATATTACAACAATAGTGAAGATTCTGATGATTTTGCAACTTCTAAAGGTAGAAATTATCACCAGGGTCCAGAATGGGTATGGTGTTACGGTTATTTCATGAGATCTTTCCATACTTTTAACTTTTTAGCTAATCCATTGTCTAGAAATGAAACTGAAAACCGGCCATCTTCATATTTAATGCAACAGATTTACTTAAGACTAGATGATCATAGAAAGGCAATAATAGAAAGTCCATGGGCAGGTTTACCAgaattaacaaataaagATGGGGAATTTTGTCAAGATTCAAGCCCCACCCAAGCTTGGAGTTCAGGATGTATTTTAGATGTCCTATACGATGTTTGGGTAGCTTTTGATTCTAAATGGTACGCAAAACAAATTAAACAAAACAATCCATAATTGATATAAGTGAGCtcactattattaattacGATGATGGTTGTTTTTGCGTCCATAAAACATCTCTGAGTTGGAGATATCTTCATATATTGTGTACTCATTATATCTTGTCTAATTTATAccaataattattttaaaaatcataagacaaatttatataaatcatatttcaaaagaCCAGcgtattatttaaaaaagtGCTACTACACCACCAATAGACAGACTTATCAACTTTCTTTTATCTCTATTCTTAAAACAAGTAAACCCATTCAgtttctttgtttttaattaattggATGTTTCACTTCGTGATCTGCTGCGTAAACGCGTATtacaaatattgataaagtCTCAAAAATGGAACAATAAGAGGGGACGAAAATAGAATTAGAAGCATAACAGACTAATAATAGACAAAAACATATCTTTGCTAGAGTTCTTGTCTactattaattaatataacaCTAAAAGTATACTCAGTACTAGTCATATACCGATAcattataatttgattCCATTAATCTATGTTAAGCAATctataaaattgaattaatgTAAATTCAGCTATAGAACCTATTGTTGTGACAAATTAAGATTCGAATAATACTGTTTTAACCAAACATTATAAAAACCCAAAACATTACTAATAACttaaatatcaattttaacTTTCAACAGTCATTTTAAATCCAAACAGTGGTAACcataatatatttcaactcatatttttgttatttggAAATATTAAGCTTTAAATAGGA from the Tetrapisispora phaffii CBS 4417 chromosome 9, complete genome genome contains:
- the GDB1 gene encoding bifunctional 4-alpha-glucanotransferase/amylo-alpha-1,6-glucosidase (similar to Saccharomyces cerevisiae GDB1 (YPR184W); ancestral locus Anc_7.541), giving the protein MKGRSQLENTLLLRLDSDGVPIANNTLYGSGVLTLPSLPYKLEYINDDNPIVTLKIMIAAGSTISRDGLIWTNVPESSNVEFNRDHFRKIIIKSSIHSDCYIDLKLFRPGSFCFYVSYRNKKNLLKTTKKHYFILGPSLFINDTYLPLNSINCQTIISKWLPKSTSPEDNWQKIFKLIANKKYNMIHFTPLQQRGESNSPYSIYDQLMFDPDFFKENQKSVKLLIDDLEKTHNMLSLTDIVFNHTANNSFWLRKHPESGYNQFTAPHLNAAIELDKALLDFSSRLKSLNYPVDLKNDNDLLEILDGIKVHVLGQLKLWEYYVINIKETVNEVEAKFDEISITNGDEEDESLNDEILNNLENLAAYVRENYNVGNFDNLAERYSHKLNIEKLIILLKKSKKFEKFDEETNTFIINLLDEINLPLYRIYDDDVNEILEQLFNRIKYLRISDDGPKLGVITNKSPLTEPYFTRFVGENDGIEYALANNGWIWNGNPLIDFASKNSKAYLRREVIVWGDCVKLRYGKEPADSPYLWKRMSDYITMNAKIFHGFRIDNCHSTPLHVGEYFLDLARSHNPNLYVVAELFSGSETTDCLFVERLGISSLIREAMQASSEDELSNLIHRYGGRPIGSYKFVPMDTFAFSPDLELDEDYCTYSIKDKSIHCVSEIMIPRVLTCQPPHALFMDCTHDNKMPYEKRTIEDTLPNAALVAFCSSAIGSVYGYDEIYPELLDLVNEKRKYDLSGSINKNLNDEVGICKIKRKLNAIRKEIAISSIDIEDSEMHVHHEGQYITFHRTNSKTGKGYYLIVRTKFSDFNEDQMFPSVTLRATKCKFNCAYSLEKVDTSFSPDNDLLTGVKSKIVELKDFTIHVDADSNSVIELPENFPPGSIAIFETGYVGIDDTLDHLIRSGALKATSNLNFESLNAVLFRSESEELDVSGNTFGAYNIPNHGKLVYCGLQGWVSVLRDIMINNDLAHPLSVNLREGHWALDYILERLNLYNDKPGIRDVQAWLAERFDKIKQLPNFLVPSFFALTIGILYGCCRFKAMLLFPKYIGNANVFVQSLALTSIQMVSEVKSTSIFPNINVPCMCAGLPHFSTNYMRCWGRDVFISFRGLLLVTGRYETAKQHILGFAKTTKHGLIPNLLDAGRNPRYNARDAAWFFLQAIQDYITIVPEGHSILSEKVSRRFPLNDKYITYEDPEAFSYSSSIEEIIYEILSRHAKGIKFREANAGPNLDRVMKDEGFNIEIAVDWSTGLIHGGNQFNCGTWMDKNGESEKAKSKGVPGTPRDGAAVEINGLLKSTLRFVLKLISEGKFKKTDVTRQDGSKISFADWNDLLQENFEKNYYIPLDPKDDNEYNTDSNIVNRRGIYKDLCGSGKPFEDYQLRPNQFIAMAVAPELFSPEHAMSAIKVADENIRGKLGMRTLDPSDYNYRPYYNNSEDSDDFATSKGRNYHQGPEWVWCYGYFMRSFHTFNFLANPLSRNETENRPSSYLMQQIYLRLDDHRKAIIESPWAGLPELTNKDGEFCQDSSPTQAWSSGCILDVLYDVWVAFDSKWYAKQIKQNNP